A window from Ferrimicrobium acidiphilum DSM 19497 encodes these proteins:
- a CDS encoding IS3 family transposase: MVKGVDELRETIGLENACDCLGIARSSYYYLVDPPVREPKPRKPSPRRLSDAERAHILEVCHSERFCDSSVREIYATLLDEGIYLASVATIYRILAEAGETRERRRQATHPTRVKPELLATGPGQVWSWDISKLKGPSKGIYWQLYVILDIYSRSIMGWRIEDHESAELARELMDEAITKEGVDPNQLTIHADNGASMASHSVAEFLATLGVRKSHSRPHTSNDNPYSEAQFKTLKYRGDFPERFETIEEARIFFAKFFSWYQYEHHHSGIALMTPADVHEGYAEAITERRAEVLKGAYQNHPERFVNKIPTPPTLNTEVWINRPSEEEMKESP; encoded by the coding sequence ATTGTCAAAGGAGTAGATGAACTAAGGGAGACCATTGGTTTAGAGAATGCCTGCGATTGTCTTGGTATTGCGCGTTCAAGCTATTACTACCTGGTAGATCCCCCGGTGAGAGAACCAAAGCCAAGAAAGCCGAGCCCAAGGCGTCTAAGTGATGCCGAGCGCGCCCACATCTTGGAGGTGTGTCACTCGGAACGTTTCTGTGACTCCTCGGTCCGCGAGATCTATGCCACGCTTCTCGATGAGGGTATCTATCTCGCCTCAGTGGCCACCATCTATCGAATCTTGGCCGAGGCTGGTGAGACACGAGAGCGACGACGCCAAGCAACACATCCCACCCGGGTAAAGCCAGAGCTCCTAGCGACGGGACCAGGCCAGGTTTGGAGTTGGGACATAAGCAAGCTCAAGGGTCCCTCCAAGGGGATCTACTGGCAGCTCTATGTGATCTTAGACATCTACTCTCGATCAATCATGGGTTGGAGGATCGAAGATCACGAGAGTGCTGAGCTCGCCAGAGAGCTCATGGATGAGGCGATCACCAAAGAAGGCGTAGATCCGAACCAGTTGACGATTCATGCCGATAATGGAGCCTCGATGGCTTCACACAGCGTTGCGGAGTTCCTTGCCACCCTCGGGGTGAGAAAGAGCCACTCACGTCCCCATACATCTAATGACAACCCCTACTCAGAAGCCCAGTTCAAAACCTTGAAGTACCGAGGGGACTTCCCTGAACGCTTTGAAACCATCGAAGAGGCGAGGATCTTCTTTGCAAAGTTCTTCAGCTGGTACCAGTACGAACACCACCATTCAGGCATTGCACTCATGACCCCAGCTGATGTCCATGAGGGATACGCCGAAGCGATTACCGAACGAAGAGCTGAGGTTCTCAAAGGCGCCTATCAAAACCACCCCGAACGCTTTGTAAACAAGATTCCGACCCCACCCACCCTCAACACCGAGGTCTGGATCAACCGACCAAGTGAAGAGGAGATGAAAGAGAGTCCTTAG
- a CDS encoding transposase, translating into MGHSSFATNGPTESMNNLIKRIKRTAFGMTNFANS; encoded by the coding sequence ATAGGGCACAGCTCCTTTGCGACCAATGGACCGACAGAGTCGATGAACAACCTCATTAAGCGGATCAAGCGCACCGCCTTTGGGATGACCAACTTTGCAAACTCATAG
- a CDS encoding Type 1 glutamine amidotransferase-like domain-containing protein, translating to MKTTHYGTIALVGGDEFGPFCTFDEEILTRVHARRVSLFPTAAAFERPDRAIENGTTYLRSLGVEVDVIEIYSRSNALDEKLAAKLTEAEVLYCIGGSPLHLRSALTATPTLKALRQAWAQGTTLIASSASAMVLGDPMIDPRGGALTIGLGVIPNLAILPHADQRSLSIRDRTIHLVHAPTVMVEIDAQTALVYDHDRKIQVLGQGSVGAFQNGEPAELSIVSDLLDRRTLEVG from the coding sequence ATGAAGACTACACACTATGGCACAATTGCTCTCGTCGGCGGAGACGAATTCGGCCCCTTCTGTACCTTCGACGAAGAGATTCTTACCAGAGTCCACGCTCGACGCGTCAGCCTGTTTCCAACAGCAGCGGCCTTTGAAAGACCTGACCGAGCGATTGAAAACGGAACCACCTATCTGCGATCTCTTGGCGTGGAGGTCGATGTCATCGAGATCTATAGCCGGTCCAACGCCCTCGATGAGAAGCTGGCGGCAAAACTTACCGAAGCCGAGGTTCTCTATTGTATTGGGGGGTCGCCGCTCCATCTCCGGTCAGCGCTTACAGCTACACCAACCCTAAAGGCACTCAGACAGGCCTGGGCGCAGGGAACAACCTTGATAGCATCCTCAGCTTCGGCGATGGTGCTCGGTGACCCTATGATCGACCCGCGTGGTGGCGCTCTCACCATCGGCCTTGGTGTAATCCCTAACCTAGCGATTCTCCCTCACGCCGACCAACGCTCGCTGTCGATCCGCGATCGCACCATACATCTGGTTCACGCACCAACGGTGATGGTCGAGATCGACGCCCAAACCGCGCTGGTCTACGATCACGACCGCAAGATCCAAGTGCTCGGTCAAGGCAGCGTCGGAGCCTTCCAAAATGGGGAACCCGCTGAACTATCGATCGTCAGCGACTTATTGGATAGACGTACGTTAGAAGTAGGCTAA
- a CDS encoding 3-hydroxyacyl-CoA dehydrogenase family protein has protein sequence MQVSRVGVVGGGTMASGIVEACVLAEYDVIVRTRSEAASRSVKVALERQLRRRLTRNEIDDERYDTATSLVRYTTEIEELYDRHLVIESVIEDIEVKKHLFGQLDHILIEGALIATNTSTLPVMALAASTKRPELVLGLHFFNPVSRLPLVEVVRSLVVDPEVLETGVSFVKTLGKEPVIVNDEAGFVVNALLFPYLNTAVRLLERGVAAKEDIDRAMMLGCNYPMGPLALLDLVGLDVAVAILERLYEETGDPAMLAAPTLRRMREAGHLGRKSGRGFYDYG, from the coding sequence GTGCAGGTTTCTCGCGTAGGTGTAGTTGGTGGGGGGACGATGGCCTCCGGTATCGTCGAGGCGTGTGTCTTGGCCGAGTATGACGTCATAGTTCGTACTCGCTCAGAGGCGGCATCTCGTTCTGTTAAGGTAGCACTGGAGAGACAGCTTCGAAGGCGACTGACGCGCAATGAGATTGACGATGAGCGCTACGATACAGCGACGTCATTGGTTCGATATACCACCGAGATCGAGGAGCTCTACGATCGTCACCTGGTCATAGAGTCGGTCATCGAGGACATCGAGGTTAAGAAACACCTATTTGGACAGCTCGATCATATTCTCATCGAGGGTGCGTTGATAGCAACCAATACCTCGACCCTCCCAGTGATGGCGCTAGCTGCGAGCACCAAGCGGCCAGAGTTGGTTCTCGGACTCCATTTCTTCAATCCGGTGAGCAGACTTCCGCTGGTGGAGGTAGTCCGCTCACTCGTCGTCGACCCTGAAGTGTTAGAGACGGGTGTGAGCTTTGTCAAGACTCTTGGCAAGGAGCCGGTGATCGTCAACGATGAGGCCGGGTTTGTGGTCAACGCGCTCCTGTTTCCTTATTTGAACACCGCAGTTCGGCTCCTCGAGCGTGGAGTCGCGGCGAAGGAGGACATCGATAGGGCGATGATGCTCGGCTGCAACTACCCTATGGGACCGCTTGCCTTGCTCGACCTCGTTGGACTCGACGTCGCAGTCGCCATCCTTGAACGCCTTTATGAGGAGACCGGTGATCCAGCCATGTTGGCCGCCCCTACGCTTCGCCGGATGCGTGAAGCTGGTCATTTGGGACGCAAGTCTGGTCGTGGGTTCTATGACTATGGGTAG
- a CDS encoding protein meaA, producing the protein MRTYAGHSSASASNQLFRANMANGQTGLSVAFDLPTQLGLDPDDPRSAGEVGKVGVPIAHLGHLHQLFDGIALDAMNTSMTINATATWLFSLYLALADETGIPYDRLSGTTQNDIVKEYLSRGTFIFTPEASRRLTVDLIEFSVVHVPKWNPINICSYHLQEAGATPVQEVAYALATAVGILDAVRDGGRLDSDGLAKVVGRMSFFVNSGIRLIEEIAKMRAFVALWDELTRTRYGVEDPKLRRFRFGVQVNSLGLTESQPENNVYRIMLEALGVTLSRDARARALQLPAWNEAIGLPRPVDQQWSLRAQQILAYETDLLEYPDIFEGSHVMEGLTDEIVDQARSELNRIVAAGGVFAQIDEMKAALVHAQTERAHAIETGIQPVVGVNLYHEQTGSSNDSLLLDTGTKSHLSADASEIARLIEEFVEFKRSRDSVAVELAKRNLLRVARSDDNVIPATLALAKAGGTTQDWADTMREAFGEFRAPTGIQGGAGVREGQMDALAERLRRLPGGPARLLVAKPGLDGHSNGAEQIAVAARDAGFEVIYQGIRQTPTEIASVARDEDVDLIGLSILSGSHLELVDALFAELRSRGVSVPVIVGGIIPEDDIGQLIALGVQRVFTPKHYQITQIMAQLVDVVAAQRNLSQS; encoded by the coding sequence ATGCGTACCTATGCGGGCCACTCCTCGGCTTCGGCGTCGAATCAGCTTTTCCGAGCGAATATGGCGAATGGACAGACAGGGCTGTCGGTGGCCTTCGATCTACCAACACAGCTTGGTCTCGACCCTGACGATCCTCGGAGCGCTGGTGAGGTTGGCAAGGTTGGGGTACCGATAGCTCATCTCGGTCATCTCCATCAGCTCTTTGATGGAATCGCTCTTGATGCCATGAACACGTCGATGACGATCAATGCCACAGCGACCTGGCTCTTTAGCCTTTACTTGGCGCTCGCAGACGAGACCGGTATCCCTTACGATCGTCTTAGCGGTACGACGCAGAATGACATCGTGAAGGAGTACCTCTCTCGCGGCACCTTTATCTTTACGCCGGAGGCATCGAGGCGGCTTACCGTTGACCTAATTGAGTTCTCGGTCGTGCATGTACCCAAGTGGAATCCGATCAATATCTGCAGCTATCACCTCCAAGAGGCCGGGGCGACGCCAGTGCAGGAGGTTGCCTATGCACTTGCGACTGCGGTCGGCATCCTCGATGCTGTGCGTGATGGAGGACGACTTGACTCTGATGGCCTCGCCAAAGTAGTTGGTCGGATGTCCTTTTTTGTGAACTCAGGGATTCGATTGATCGAAGAGATCGCCAAGATGCGTGCATTCGTCGCTTTGTGGGACGAACTGACTCGGACCCGCTACGGGGTGGAAGATCCAAAACTTCGTAGGTTTCGCTTTGGTGTGCAGGTGAATTCCCTTGGCCTCACCGAGTCGCAGCCGGAGAACAACGTCTATCGGATCATGCTTGAGGCCTTAGGAGTGACGCTCTCCCGAGATGCGCGCGCGAGAGCGCTCCAGCTTCCCGCATGGAACGAGGCGATCGGTCTACCGAGACCGGTCGATCAACAGTGGTCGCTAAGAGCTCAGCAGATTCTCGCATACGAGACCGATCTATTGGAGTATCCAGATATTTTTGAGGGCTCCCACGTGATGGAGGGATTGACCGATGAGATCGTTGACCAGGCTAGGAGTGAACTCAATCGCATCGTTGCCGCCGGTGGAGTCTTTGCCCAGATCGATGAGATGAAGGCGGCACTGGTGCATGCTCAGACCGAACGTGCCCACGCGATCGAGACCGGTATTCAGCCGGTCGTTGGGGTCAATCTCTACCATGAGCAAACTGGCTCTTCCAACGACTCCCTCCTGCTGGACACAGGCACGAAGTCTCATTTGAGTGCCGACGCCTCTGAGATCGCTCGCCTCATTGAAGAGTTCGTAGAGTTTAAGCGGAGTCGTGACTCGGTTGCGGTGGAGTTGGCAAAGCGTAACCTCCTTAGGGTGGCGAGGAGCGATGACAACGTGATCCCTGCGACCCTCGCTTTAGCCAAGGCGGGTGGCACCACCCAGGATTGGGCAGACACCATGCGAGAGGCTTTTGGTGAGTTTAGAGCGCCCACTGGAATCCAAGGAGGCGCTGGTGTGCGCGAGGGTCAGATGGATGCGTTGGCCGAGCGTTTGCGTAGACTTCCCGGCGGACCTGCACGACTCTTGGTCGCCAAGCCCGGCCTTGACGGTCACTCCAATGGTGCGGAGCAGATCGCGGTAGCCGCTCGTGACGCGGGTTTCGAGGTCATCTACCAGGGAATCAGACAGACTCCCACTGAGATCGCTAGTGTAGCTCGAGATGAGGACGTTGATCTGATTGGACTCTCGATCCTGTCTGGATCCCATCTAGAACTAGTAGATGCACTCTTCGCGGAGTTGCGGTCACGAGGAGTAAGCGTGCCGGTCATAGTAGGGGGCATCATTCCTGAAGACGATATAGGCCAGCTGATCGCCTTGGGAGTACAGCGCGTTTTCACACCGAAGCATTATCAGATCACACAGATCATGGCTCAGTTGGTGGATGTCGTTGCGGCGCAACGAAATCTGTCACAGTCCTGA
- a CDS encoding GGDEF domain-containing protein translates to MRLRGFFAIVVGLGGVAVSAVGMRSGHAQDGVIGASVAFVAVLLGLGATARRRKPDENGEASADALVTVEAINDDQNVDLVEVAAEAAADPITDPLTGLMNEIFFSGLLSTKVATARRRLWPLSIVLLKLVMKPGVTTEAADAAIVAFVGVISETIRTADVACRVGARSFALLLDDTDEDGAAWVAERIQIAHAREGDSPIAKVCAGVASYPSHGIEPAEILITAKSALKQASDNLELPGLGRVIVAPQRPI, encoded by the coding sequence ATGAGGCTGCGTGGGTTTTTTGCAATCGTCGTGGGACTGGGGGGTGTGGCGGTGAGTGCCGTTGGCATGCGTTCAGGACACGCACAAGATGGTGTGATAGGGGCTAGCGTAGCCTTTGTCGCCGTGCTCTTAGGACTAGGAGCAACGGCGCGTCGACGCAAACCCGATGAAAATGGGGAGGCTTCAGCCGATGCCCTAGTCACTGTCGAGGCCATCAATGACGATCAGAATGTGGATCTGGTCGAGGTGGCGGCGGAGGCGGCGGCCGACCCCATTACCGACCCTTTGACCGGTCTGATGAATGAGATCTTCTTCTCTGGTCTCCTCAGTACGAAGGTGGCGACGGCGCGCCGGCGCTTGTGGCCGCTCAGCATTGTGTTATTGAAATTGGTGATGAAGCCGGGGGTAACCACTGAGGCCGCCGATGCTGCGATCGTTGCCTTCGTGGGGGTGATCTCTGAGACGATTAGAACTGCCGATGTAGCCTGCCGAGTTGGTGCACGAAGCTTTGCACTCCTTCTCGATGACACCGATGAAGACGGCGCTGCATGGGTCGCAGAGCGGATTCAGATCGCTCACGCCCGTGAAGGGGATTCGCCTATCGCTAAGGTCTGTGCCGGGGTTGCAAGTTATCCAAGTCACGGCATCGAGCCCGCAGAGATTCTGATCACCGCAAAGAGCGCGCTCAAACAAGCCTCCGATAACCTTGAACTCCCCGGCCTCGGTCGGGTAATTGTCGCTCCGCAGCGACCAATTTGA